A genomic window from Bradyrhizobium lupini includes:
- the rpsD gene encoding 30S ribosomal protein S4 — protein MTKRSEAKYKLDRRMGQNIWGRPKSPVNRREYGPGQHGQRRKGKLSDFGVQLRAKQKLKGYYANISERQFHSIYVEASRLKGDTGENLIGLLERRLDAVVYRAKFVSTIFAARQFINHGHVKVNGRKVNISSYLVKLGDVIEVKESSKQLAHVLEASQLSERDTPDYLEVDHGKMTAKYIRIPHLSDVPFPVQMEPHLVVEFYSR, from the coding sequence ATGACTAAGCGCAGTGAGGCGAAGTACAAGCTCGATCGCCGTATGGGCCAGAACATCTGGGGCCGCCCGAAGAGCCCCGTGAACCGCCGCGAATACGGCCCCGGCCAGCACGGCCAACGCCGCAAGGGCAAGCTCTCCGACTTCGGCGTGCAGCTCCGCGCCAAGCAGAAGCTGAAGGGCTATTACGCCAACATCTCCGAGCGTCAGTTCCACAGCATCTACGTCGAGGCCAGCCGCCTCAAGGGTGACACCGGCGAGAACCTGATCGGCTTGCTCGAGCGCCGTCTCGACGCGGTTGTGTACCGCGCCAAGTTCGTCTCGACGATCTTCGCCGCGCGCCAGTTCATCAACCACGGCCACGTCAAGGTGAACGGCCGCAAGGTCAACATCTCGAGCTATCTGGTCAAGCTCGGCGACGTGATCGAGGTCAAGGAATCATCCAAGCAGCTTGCCCACGTCCTCGAAGCCAGCCAGCTCTCCGAGCGTGACACCCCCGACTATCTCGAAGTCGACCATGGCAAGATGACTGCGAAATACATTCGCATCCCGCACCTCTCCGACGTGCCGTTCCCGGTGCAGATGGAGCCGCATCTGGTCGTCGAATTCTATTCGCGCTAA
- a CDS encoding acyltransferase, with protein MRGTPKTISLPRRLIIDLMHASMGVPFVSLSRSLDIGPLLEARAGAMAPAGWAAMFVKAFALVARDEPVLRTVYAKWPWPSLYELPKSVASVAIARVEGGEECVIPQRIAAPEAMTLTAVDAEIRHAKTAPIDEIPMFRKIMRATRLPLPLRRLSWAIGLNFGRQRGNWFGSFAVSSVAAYGGGELHPITPGPFIVSYGVVGPDQTIHVVIRWDHRVTDAAPIARVLTRLEQVLNTEIAAELRAAGSKSIRAVGT; from the coding sequence ATGCGCGGGACGCCCAAGACCATTTCGCTGCCGCGTCGCCTGATTATCGACCTCATGCACGCCTCGATGGGCGTGCCCTTCGTGTCGCTTTCCCGTTCGCTCGATATCGGCCCCCTGCTGGAGGCCCGCGCGGGCGCGATGGCGCCAGCCGGCTGGGCGGCCATGTTCGTCAAGGCTTTTGCCCTCGTCGCCAGGGACGAGCCGGTCCTGCGTACCGTCTATGCCAAATGGCCCTGGCCGTCGCTTTACGAGCTGCCGAAGAGCGTAGCGTCGGTGGCCATTGCCCGGGTCGAGGGCGGCGAGGAATGCGTGATCCCGCAGCGAATCGCGGCTCCCGAGGCCATGACGCTGACTGCGGTCGACGCCGAGATCCGGCACGCAAAGACCGCCCCGATCGACGAAATTCCCATGTTTCGCAAGATCATGCGGGCGACCCGCCTGCCGCTGCCGTTGCGGCGGCTGTCCTGGGCGATCGGGCTGAATTTCGGCCGGCAGCGCGGCAACTGGTTCGGCAGCTTCGCGGTGAGCTCGGTGGCCGCCTATGGCGGTGGCGAGCTTCACCCGATCACGCCCGGCCCCTTCATCGTCAGCTATGGGGTGGTCGGGCCTGACCAGACCATCCATGTCGTGATCCGCTGGGATCATCGGGTCACCGACGCCGCCCCGATCGCCCGCGTCCTGACCCGGCTGGAACAGGTCCTGAACACTGAAATCGCTGCCGAATTGCGTGCGGCCGGGTCGAAGTCGATCCGGGCAGTCGGAACGTGA
- a CDS encoding cupin domain-containing protein — MLKKTLLALAFTGLAVAAFAQQPGIKRTPLQKVEFPDGYNTITAIAEVPAGGAAGRHTHPGIETGYVLEGELNLLIDGQPEKRLKAGDSYQIPAGVVHDAKAHGDKAMKVLGVYVVDKTKPLASPAP; from the coding sequence ATGCTCAAAAAGACTTTGCTCGCTCTCGCCTTCACCGGCCTCGCTGTTGCGGCCTTCGCCCAGCAGCCCGGCATCAAGCGCACCCCGCTCCAGAAGGTCGAGTTTCCGGATGGCTACAACACCATCACGGCCATCGCGGAGGTCCCGGCGGGCGGCGCGGCCGGACGCCATACCCATCCGGGCATCGAGACCGGCTACGTGCTCGAAGGTGAACTCAATCTCCTCATCGACGGGCAGCCGGAAAAGAGGCTGAAAGCCGGCGATTCCTACCAGATCCCGGCGGGCGTCGTGCATGACGCCAAAGCCCACGGCGACAAGGCTATGAAAGTGCTTGGAGTTTACGTCGTCGACAAGACCAAGCCGCTGGCCTCGCCGGCGCCCTGA
- a CDS encoding HpcH/HpaI aldolase/citrate lyase family protein, which produces MSVPTTPLNRLRQLWREGRPAFGAIATIPSVQTVQIMARSLDWIIVDLEHGPIGLTEAHAMIAATTGTPCTPLVRIAANEPWLAKAPMDIGAFGINFPMITNSAEAEKAVRSVRYPPRGDRLWGPFHAPFRWGQSMPDYMASADDEMICMITIEHVDAVNRIDEIMATPGIDVAVIGPGDLATSINKRGQMDDPELLELVARAEAGILRSGVPIGGVARTADQANALVDRGYRAIALGFDWSLFQRGIMAAFEGIKR; this is translated from the coding sequence ATGTCCGTCCCGACCACGCCGCTCAACCGTCTTCGCCAGCTCTGGCGCGAGGGTCGTCCTGCCTTCGGCGCGATCGCGACGATCCCGAGCGTGCAGACCGTGCAGATCATGGCGCGCTCTCTCGACTGGATCATCGTCGATCTCGAGCACGGGCCGATTGGACTGACCGAAGCACATGCGATGATCGCGGCCACCACCGGCACCCCATGCACGCCGCTGGTGCGCATCGCGGCGAACGAGCCATGGCTTGCGAAGGCACCGATGGACATCGGCGCCTTCGGCATCAATTTCCCGATGATCACCAATAGCGCGGAGGCCGAGAAAGCGGTGCGCAGCGTGCGCTATCCTCCACGCGGCGATCGGCTCTGGGGTCCGTTCCATGCGCCATTCCGCTGGGGCCAGTCGATGCCGGACTACATGGCCAGCGCCGACGACGAGATGATCTGCATGATCACGATCGAGCACGTCGACGCCGTCAACCGCATCGACGAGATCATGGCCACGCCCGGCATCGATGTAGCTGTGATCGGCCCCGGCGATCTCGCCACCTCCATCAACAAGCGCGGCCAGATGGACGATCCGGAATTGCTGGAGCTGGTGGCGCGGGCCGAGGCCGGCATCCTCAGAAGCGGTGTGCCGATCGGCGGTGTGGCCCGTACCGCGGACCAGGCCAACGCCCTGGTCGACCGCGGCTACCGCGCGATCGCGCTCGGCTTCGACTGGTCGCTATTCCAGCGCGGCATCATGGCAGCGTTCGAGGGGATCAAGCGCTAG
- the murI gene encoding glutamate racemase has translation MTHSPTILVFDSGLGGLTVLREVVAARSDAHYVYVADDAFFPYGHHSEDEIIARVVPLMGELIGMHDPDLVVIACNTASTLVLSHLRAAYSLPFVGTVPAIKPACAQSRSRRVSVLGTRGTVKREYTKALIRDFAQGCEVTLVGSPELAALAESELSGSPVSDDAILAELAPCFVGDAGDAGARTDTVVLACTHYPLLLDRLKKLAPWPVDWIDPAPAIARRVSDLLGPHTGGIAQSGAEMIFTSNRVHGLSTMLTPFFGGRIPA, from the coding sequence GTGACCCATTCTCCGACGATTCTGGTGTTCGATTCCGGCCTTGGCGGCCTCACGGTCCTGCGTGAGGTCGTGGCTGCGCGCTCCGACGCGCATTACGTCTACGTCGCGGACGACGCCTTCTTCCCGTATGGCCACCACAGCGAGGACGAGATCATCGCCCGCGTGGTGCCGCTTATGGGGGAATTGATCGGCATGCACGATCCTGACCTCGTCGTGATCGCCTGCAACACGGCGTCCACGCTGGTCCTATCGCATCTGCGCGCCGCTTATTCCCTGCCCTTCGTCGGCACGGTGCCTGCGATCAAGCCAGCCTGCGCGCAGTCGAGGAGCCGCCGCGTGTCGGTGCTCGGCACCAGGGGCACCGTGAAGCGCGAATACACCAAGGCGCTGATCCGCGATTTCGCGCAGGGTTGCGAGGTGACACTGGTCGGCTCGCCCGAGTTGGCCGCGCTGGCTGAATCCGAGCTCAGCGGCTCTCCCGTCAGCGACGACGCCATCCTCGCCGAGCTCGCCCCTTGTTTCGTGGGCGATGCCGGGGACGCAGGCGCACGCACCGACACCGTGGTGCTCGCCTGCACGCATTACCCGCTGCTGCTCGACCGGCTGAAAAAGCTCGCCCCCTGGCCGGTCGACTGGATTGATCCGGCGCCCGCGATCGCCCGCCGCGTCTCGGATCTGCTCGGCCCGCACACCGGTGGCATCGCGCAATCCGGCGCCGAAATGATCTTCACCTCGAACCGCGTGCATGGCCTTTCGACCATGCTGACGCCGTTCTTCGGCGGCCGCATTCCAGCCTGA
- a CDS encoding cytochrome b, with the protein MIRNTSHGWGSISRWLHWSLALIIIGMIGFGWWMNHIPARPDRFFYRSIHADIGYVILLLTVLRLVWRLVNPTPIMPAGTSRWQKVAAHFSHGALYLAVIIVTMLGWAHSGAHAPDYSNFFGLFHVPQFTAPDRAAAGVYEDRHILFAYVLLALIAIHVIAAVWHHFIRRDRIVARMVTDEAG; encoded by the coding sequence ATGATCAGAAATACCAGTCACGGCTGGGGCAGCATTTCCCGATGGCTGCACTGGAGTCTGGCGCTGATCATCATCGGCATGATCGGCTTCGGGTGGTGGATGAACCACATCCCGGCGCGTCCCGACCGCTTCTTCTACCGCTCGATCCACGCCGATATCGGCTATGTGATCCTGCTGCTCACCGTGCTGCGCCTGGTGTGGCGCCTCGTCAACCCGACGCCGATCATGCCGGCCGGGACCTCGCGCTGGCAGAAGGTCGCCGCCCATTTCAGCCACGGCGCGCTCTACCTCGCCGTCATCATCGTCACCATGCTCGGCTGGGCGCATTCCGGTGCGCACGCACCTGATTATTCGAACTTCTTCGGCCTGTTTCACGTGCCGCAATTCACGGCTCCCGACCGCGCGGCGGCTGGCGTCTATGAAGACCGCCACATCCTCTTTGCCTATGTGCTGCTCGCCTTGATCGCGATTCACGTGATCGCCGCCGTGTGGCACCATTTCATCCGCCGCGACCGCATTGTGGCGCGGATGGTGACGGACGAGGCGGGGTAG
- a CDS encoding glutathione S-transferase family protein, with product MLTVHHLGKSQSERIVWLCEELGIPYELKRYARDPVTMLAPAEYKALHPAGTAPVITDGELVLAESGAVVDYIVAKYGNGRLVLGPTDPAFAQFLYWVHFANGSLQPGMGRMMILNRLDLAKDNPTLLAMKGRLDRAYDLLDARLREAEYLAGSAFTTADIMTVFSLTTMRYFQPYDLQRSPNVVKYLGRISARAGYRRAMEKGDPGMALLLD from the coding sequence ATGCTCACCGTCCATCATCTCGGCAAGTCGCAGTCCGAGCGTATCGTCTGGCTGTGCGAGGAGCTGGGGATTCCCTACGAGTTGAAGCGCTATGCGCGCGATCCCGTCACCATGCTGGCTCCGGCCGAGTACAAGGCGCTGCATCCGGCCGGCACGGCGCCGGTGATCACGGATGGCGAGCTGGTGCTCGCGGAATCCGGCGCCGTCGTCGATTACATCGTTGCAAAATATGGCAACGGCCGACTCGTGCTCGGTCCCACTGATCCCGCCTTCGCGCAGTTTCTATATTGGGTTCATTTCGCCAATGGCAGCCTGCAACCCGGTATGGGACGGATGATGATCCTGAACCGGCTCGATCTCGCCAAGGACAATCCGACCCTGCTCGCGATGAAGGGGCGTCTCGATCGGGCCTACGATCTTCTCGACGCAAGGCTTCGCGAGGCCGAATATCTTGCGGGCAGCGCCTTCACGACCGCCGACATCATGACAGTTTTCTCGCTGACCACGATGCGCTACTTCCAGCCCTATGACCTCCAGCGCTCTCCGAACGTGGTCAAATATCTCGGCCGCATCAGTGCGCGGGCGGGCTATCGGCGTGCGATGGAGAAGGGCGACCCGGGCATGGCGCTGCTCTTGGACTGA
- a CDS encoding Crp/Fnr family transcriptional regulator → MPSGSADISSILDRILEAATDNLRIAKILVQMGLDPNNVTYDSIFNRMLEIFVQNITLANMFAAVGAGFFVATLLMRTMVPLRVANMVGCAFFAVFGALSANVSTFLLYLLLLPINALRLRQMLKLVKKARHAAEGDMSIEWLKPFMTERKYRRGDTLFKLRDPANEMFLTVTGKFLVKEINIEILPGTLMGELGFLTPDNRRTGTVECIEDGQVLTITYDRLLEIYFQDPQFGYYFLVLTSQRLLQNIERLQKQLATERAATTNRIA, encoded by the coding sequence ATGCCGTCCGGCAGCGCAGACATTTCGTCGATCCTCGACCGCATTCTCGAGGCGGCGACGGATAACCTCAGGATCGCGAAGATCCTGGTCCAGATGGGCCTCGATCCGAACAACGTCACCTATGACTCGATCTTCAATCGGATGCTGGAGATCTTCGTCCAGAATATCACGTTGGCCAATATGTTCGCCGCGGTCGGCGCCGGCTTCTTCGTCGCTACCCTTCTGATGCGGACCATGGTGCCGCTGCGCGTCGCTAACATGGTCGGCTGCGCGTTCTTCGCCGTCTTCGGCGCGCTCTCCGCCAACGTGTCGACCTTCCTGCTCTATCTCCTGCTGCTACCGATCAACGCCTTGCGCCTGCGGCAGATGCTCAAGCTCGTCAAGAAGGCGCGCCATGCAGCCGAAGGCGACATGTCGATCGAATGGCTCAAGCCGTTCATGACCGAGCGCAAATATCGTCGCGGCGATACGCTGTTCAAGCTGCGCGATCCGGCTAACGAGATGTTCCTCACCGTCACCGGCAAGTTCCTGGTCAAGGAGATCAACATCGAGATCCTGCCCGGAACGCTCATGGGCGAACTCGGCTTCCTCACGCCGGACAACCGGCGCACCGGAACGGTCGAGTGCATCGAGGACGGCCAGGTGCTGACGATCACCTACGACCGGCTGCTCGAGATCTACTTCCAGGACCCGCAGTTCGGCTATTACTTCCTGGTGCTGACTAGCCAGCGGCTGCTGCAAAACATCGAGCGCCTGCAGAAGCAGCTGGCAACAGAGAGGGCCGCCACCACGAACAGGATCGCGTGA
- a CDS encoding preprotein translocase subunit SecD, which yields MTTPPRDCATRLFIALAVTAGIMTSVIALPRAALAEDGQLDKMRAKISAFIGDKMEKLGGSRIVYKVDTDGLRESVVTDLRDDVYKNLREGKIAFSGLAIRDGGVELKIADVKGREQLARKLASAAEGLPSHALAVTDGDGLVRLVPTNAASAARLHELVEDAIAMIEQRLKEAGVQLASVQPDGTDRIRIFLPGVMEPERVTAVFARRVKVGFRLIDLSVPPEQAQSGTPPAGTEVLPGFKDKSLYLVAKDSVLDGDDISYAGPGFASATKEPIASFRFNGRGTRRFAHITEENIAKPFAIVLDGKVISAPIIREPITGGSGQISGNFTLEEANSVAMLLRAGSLPGHLGLVEQEVVPPAKP from the coding sequence ATGACTACGCCCCCGCGGGATTGCGCTACCCGGCTGTTCATCGCGCTCGCCGTGACAGCGGGGATCATGACATCGGTGATCGCCCTGCCCCGCGCGGCACTCGCCGAGGACGGCCAGCTCGACAAGATGCGCGCCAAGATCTCGGCCTTCATCGGCGACAAGATGGAGAAGCTCGGCGGGTCACGCATCGTCTACAAGGTGGACACCGATGGCCTGCGCGAGAGCGTAGTCACGGATTTGCGCGACGACGTCTACAAGAACCTGCGCGAGGGCAAGATCGCCTTCTCCGGTCTTGCGATCCGCGACGGCGGCGTCGAGTTGAAGATTGCCGACGTCAAGGGCCGCGAGCAACTCGCGCGCAAGCTCGCGTCGGCCGCGGAAGGATTGCCGTCGCATGCACTCGCCGTGACCGACGGCGACGGACTGGTCAGGCTCGTGCCGACCAATGCGGCATCCGCCGCGCGGTTGCACGAACTCGTCGAAGATGCCATCGCCATGATCGAGCAGCGTCTGAAGGAGGCCGGCGTCCAGCTGGCCAGCGTCCAGCCCGATGGGACCGACCGCATCCGCATCTTCCTGCCCGGTGTGATGGAGCCCGAGCGCGTCACCGCGGTCTTCGCCCGCAGGGTCAAGGTCGGCTTCCGCCTGATCGACCTCTCGGTGCCGCCGGAGCAGGCGCAATCCGGCACGCCACCGGCAGGCACGGAAGTCCTGCCCGGCTTCAAGGACAAGAGCCTTTATCTGGTCGCCAAGGACAGCGTGCTCGACGGCGACGACATCAGCTATGCGGGCCCGGGGTTTGCGAGCGCCACGAAAGAGCCGATCGCCTCGTTCCGCTTCAACGGCCGCGGCACGCGGCGCTTTGCCCACATCACCGAAGAGAATATCGCAAAGCCCTTCGCCATCGTGCTCGACGGCAAGGTGATCTCCGCCCCCATCATCCGCGAGCCCATCACCGGCGGCTCGGGCCAGATCTCCGGCAATTTCACCCTGGAGGAAGCAAACAGCGTCGCCATGCTGCTGCGCGCTGGTTCACTGCCGGGGCACCTCGGCTTGGTCGAGCAGGAGGTCGTGCCGCCCGCCAAGCCCTAA
- a CDS encoding acyl-CoA synthetase, whose translation MAGIHALDRLIGSDYPDLATDAEVRAFEQVPYADRVAADSTYDAIRLGAVRNPNGPAIQFLQNADPADTPVVVTYRDFIARVTQAANMLHALGVEKGDVVSFMLPLVPDAFVTLFGAEAAGIANPVNPLLEPHQIAEILEATNTKILVALGPMPGTDIWQKVEQIRPQLKQLKAIVQVFGAGDPARGIFAFNDLIKPQPSDRLISGRKILGSDIAAYFHTGGTTGTPKLVRHTHANQVYQAWALNLLLKSKPGANMLFGMPLFHVGGSLTQVLTTLSAGGSLVVLSPSGWRNPSAVKNIWQLVERFKPEALSSVPTVLAATLAVPPGNADISSLKYAAGGGSAIPVAVGSAIQDKLKLPVVEVYGMTETSSVHTLAYRSRPIRLGSVGLPMPYARVRIVQLDAEGKLIRDCAPDEIGVVIMAGPGVFGGYLNDEHNKGAFVDEVWVNSGDLGRLDADGYLWITGRAKDLVIRGGHNIDPAPIEEIMFRHAAVGFAAVVGQPDAYAGELPVGYVQLKPGATVEPGELETWVRERTPERAAVPVQVISIDPMPVTGVGKVFKPQLRWDAAQRVFTKVLTPLTERGIDCKVRVGAHGSHGSIATVTLAGLPADQREAVASEVHALLAPFVMRHEVVQM comes from the coding sequence ATGGCGGGCATCCACGCGCTCGATCGGCTCATCGGCAGCGACTATCCGGACCTGGCGACGGACGCCGAGGTTCGAGCCTTCGAGCAGGTCCCTTACGCCGATCGCGTCGCGGCCGACAGCACCTATGACGCCATCAGGCTGGGTGCGGTCCGCAACCCCAACGGGCCGGCGATCCAGTTCCTGCAAAATGCCGATCCCGCCGACACGCCTGTCGTGGTCACGTACCGCGACTTCATCGCGCGCGTCACGCAGGCCGCCAACATGCTTCACGCGCTGGGCGTGGAGAAGGGCGACGTCGTCAGCTTCATGCTGCCGCTGGTGCCGGACGCCTTTGTAACGCTGTTCGGCGCGGAAGCCGCCGGCATCGCCAATCCCGTCAATCCGCTCCTGGAGCCGCACCAGATCGCGGAGATCCTCGAGGCCACGAATACGAAAATCCTGGTGGCGCTCGGGCCGATGCCGGGCACCGACATCTGGCAGAAAGTCGAGCAGATCAGGCCGCAACTCAAGCAGCTCAAGGCGATCGTGCAGGTGTTCGGTGCTGGCGATCCGGCGAGAGGAATCTTTGCCTTCAACGACCTCATCAAGCCGCAGCCTTCGGACCGCCTTATCAGCGGACGCAAGATTCTCGGCAGCGACATCGCCGCCTATTTCCACACCGGCGGCACCACCGGCACGCCAAAGCTGGTGCGGCACACGCATGCCAACCAGGTCTATCAGGCCTGGGCGCTCAATCTGCTGCTGAAGTCGAAGCCGGGCGCCAACATGCTGTTCGGCATGCCGCTGTTTCACGTCGGGGGCTCCTTGACGCAGGTGCTGACGACGCTGTCGGCTGGCGGTTCGCTGGTCGTGCTGTCGCCGAGCGGATGGCGCAACCCGAGTGCGGTGAAGAACATCTGGCAACTGGTCGAGCGCTTCAAGCCGGAGGCGCTGTCGAGCGTCCCCACGGTACTCGCCGCGACGCTCGCGGTACCGCCTGGCAATGCGGACATCTCCAGCCTGAAATATGCAGCCGGTGGGGGCTCCGCGATCCCGGTCGCGGTGGGGTCTGCGATCCAGGACAAGCTCAAGCTGCCGGTCGTCGAGGTCTACGGCATGACCGAGACCTCGAGCGTGCACACGCTGGCCTATCGGTCGCGGCCGATCCGGCTCGGTTCGGTCGGCCTTCCCATGCCTTACGCGCGGGTCCGCATCGTCCAGCTCGATGCCGAGGGCAAGCTGATCCGCGACTGCGCGCCGGACGAGATTGGCGTCGTCATCATGGCTGGCCCAGGCGTGTTCGGCGGCTATCTCAACGACGAGCACAACAAGGGTGCCTTCGTCGACGAGGTCTGGGTCAATTCCGGCGATCTTGGCCGGCTCGATGCCGACGGCTATCTCTGGATCACCGGCCGCGCCAAGGATCTCGTGATCCGCGGGGGCCACAACATCGATCCGGCGCCGATCGAGGAGATCATGTTCCGGCATGCCGCCGTCGGCTTTGCCGCCGTGGTCGGCCAACCCGACGCCTATGCCGGCGAGCTGCCGGTCGGTTACGTGCAGCTGAAGCCGGGCGCGACCGTCGAGCCGGGCGAGCTGGAGACATGGGTGCGCGAGCGTACGCCGGAGCGCGCCGCCGTTCCCGTACAGGTCATCTCGATCGATCCGATGCCGGTGACGGGCGTCGGCAAAGTGTTCAAGCCGCAGCTGCGCTGGGACGCAGCCCAGCGCGTGTTCACGAAGGTGCTGACGCCGCTCACTGAGCGCGGCATCGACTGCAAGGTCAGGGTCGGCGCCCACGGCAGCCACGGTTCGATCGCCACCGTGACGCTCGCGGGCCTGCCGGCGGATCAGCGCGAGGCGGTTGCGAGCGAGGTGCACGCACTGCTTGCACCGTTCGTGATGCGCCACGAGGTGGTGCAAATGTAA